A window of the Spartobacteria bacterium genome harbors these coding sequences:
- a CDS encoding iron-containing alcohol dehydrogenase produces the protein MNSFNQYQPTHLIFGAGRLKEVGRVAKQYGNKAMLVADPNVKNFLSGAIITAIESLRGVGIDVVEFNKVHPNPRLIDVQEGASIARSEGVDLMIAMGGGSSCDTARAIAVASTHEGTAMDYLYFCEKQPTDKTLPMIMIPTTSGTGSHMSCCAVITDETKNFKSALWNRDQLFARTAIVDPELMCTVPKSVTASTGFDVFTHLFESYININHTPYIDLLALEGIRILAAALPKLIDDLGNVELRSQMAWADTLAGTSIANVGTTLPHGMGQPISGHCPHV, from the coding sequence ATGAATTCGTTTAATCAATACCAACCAACCCATTTAATCTTTGGTGCAGGCAGGCTCAAGGAGGTTGGTCGCGTGGCAAAGCAATATGGCAACAAAGCCATGCTGGTGGCTGATCCAAATGTAAAAAACTTTCTTTCCGGAGCGATTATTACGGCTATTGAGAGCCTGCGAGGCGTCGGAATTGATGTCGTTGAGTTCAATAAAGTTCATCCCAATCCCCGCCTCATCGATGTGCAGGAAGGGGCATCCATTGCTCGCAGCGAAGGAGTGGATCTCATGATTGCCATGGGAGGAGGCAGTTCTTGCGATACCGCGCGAGCCATTGCGGTCGCATCTACTCATGAAGGCACCGCGATGGACTATTTATATTTCTGTGAAAAACAGCCTACAGACAAGACACTGCCCATGATCATGATCCCCACGACATCGGGTACAGGAAGTCACATGTCCTGTTGTGCAGTGATTACGGATGAAACAAAAAATTTCAAGTCGGCATTATGGAACAGGGATCAATTATTTGCCCGTACAGCGATCGTTGATCCCGAACTCATGTGCACGGTTCCAAAATCAGTAACGGCGTCCACAGGTTTTGATGTTTTTACGCATTTATTTGAGTCGTACATCAACATCAATCACACACCCTACATTGATTTACTGGCACTGGAGGGCATTCGGATTCTGGCAGCCGCCCTCCCGAAACTGATTGATGATTTAGGGAACGTTGAACTGCGATCACAAATGGCATGGGCCGACACACTGGCCGGCACGTCGATTGCCAATGTAGGGACAACACTGCCGCATGGAATGGGACAGCCCATCAGCGGGCACTGTCCTCACGT
- a CDS encoding AraC family transcriptional regulator, producing the protein MNIDKLSNDLITASLSNAKYYFLQTNPRNVDPIEVVCGGREECDGNYYVSRETFRYHCIEYTAVGEGLLTLNGKEYTLSPGTIFHYGPGISHTIRAKNNGEMVKYFIDFCGYEAGNMIYNSPLSQREPLRVTTPQRIYEIFENLQRTGIEHTDFSTYICATLLNLLILRIRERAVPYSVSDVRALDTYSRCKRYIDNNYLTLKSLDDIVVACHVDKSYLCRIFKRFINSSPYKYLNHLKMNRAAQMLLDEQYLVREIADMLGFDDPYHFSRAFKKTFGTSPRHFVVSATRT; encoded by the coding sequence ATGAATATAGACAAGCTTTCCAACGATCTCATTACTGCATCTCTTTCAAATGCAAAGTATTACTTCCTTCAGACGAACCCGCGAAACGTCGATCCCATTGAAGTGGTCTGCGGGGGAAGAGAGGAGTGCGATGGTAATTATTATGTTTCACGAGAAACATTCCGTTATCACTGCATTGAATACACTGCTGTGGGAGAAGGACTGCTAACCCTTAATGGCAAAGAGTATACATTATCGCCTGGCACCATATTCCATTACGGACCGGGTATTTCGCATACGATCAGAGCAAAAAACAACGGCGAGATGGTAAAATATTTTATCGATTTCTGCGGATATGAAGCGGGGAATATGATCTATAACAGTCCGCTTTCCCAGCGGGAGCCTTTGCGCGTCACGACGCCGCAGCGTATCTATGAAATATTTGAAAATCTACAGCGAACCGGCATCGAGCATACTGATTTTTCCACCTATATCTGTGCGACGCTGTTAAACTTGCTCATTCTGCGTATTCGTGAACGCGCGGTGCCCTACAGTGTTTCCGATGTAAGAGCTCTGGATACCTATAGTCGTTGTAAACGCTATATCGATAATAACTACCTGACGCTGAAGTCTCTGGACGATATTGTCGTAGCTTGTCACGTCGATAAAAGCTACCTCTGCCGTATTTTTAAGCGCTTCATCAACAGTTCGCCCTATAAGTATCTCAATCATCTGAAAATGAACCGCGCCGCCCAAATGCTCTTGGATGAACAATATCTAGTTCGTGAAATCGCCGACATGCTGGGCTTTGACGATCCCTACCATTTTTCCCGCGCTTTCAAAAAAACCTTTGGAACATCCCCTCGCCACTTCGTCGTCAGTGCAACCCGTACCTAA
- a CDS encoding type II toxin-antitoxin system Phd/YefM family antitoxin, with protein MYGTLAPTKTITYTAARENLANTMQQVCDNHDPAVITRRREI; from the coding sequence GTGTACGGCACACTCGCACCTACGAAAACAATAACTTATACAGCGGCACGCGAAAACTTGGCGAACACGATGCAACAAGTCTGTGATAATCATGATCCCGCCGTAATCACTCGACGGCGCGAGATTTGA
- a CDS encoding DedA family protein, whose protein sequence is MIKHPSLRWGILITLIFAGILIPFFLFETQITELTQHVLHQSASHPVAAWFFIFFLLASDIILPIPSSLASTAGSAALGFGWGLLASWMGMNISCLIGYAIGRFGRTTLRQRFLTEHDIAKLDALYQHWGNGLIIVTRPAPVLAETVMLFAGMSRMPLRLFTLLCVLSNLGISAVYAGLGATSTETDSFLLAFAGAMLLPLIAMLVMRCLKKKTHHD, encoded by the coding sequence ATGATAAAACATCCCTCCCTGCGCTGGGGAATACTGATTACGCTGATTTTTGCGGGTATTCTTATTCCTTTCTTTCTCTTTGAAACACAAATTACGGAACTGACGCAACACGTACTGCATCAGTCCGCCTCGCATCCTGTCGCGGCATGGTTTTTCATCTTTTTCCTGCTCGCATCGGATATTATCCTGCCCATTCCGTCCAGTCTGGCCAGTACCGCAGGCAGCGCAGCGCTGGGTTTTGGATGGGGATTGCTGGCATCGTGGATGGGCATGAATATCAGCTGTCTGATCGGGTACGCCATCGGACGTTTTGGACGAACCACCTTACGGCAGCGCTTCCTGACCGAACACGATATAGCCAAACTCGACGCGCTCTATCAGCACTGGGGTAATGGATTGATTATTGTAACACGACCCGCCCCCGTTCTGGCGGAAACCGTCATGCTGTTTGCAGGCATGAGTCGCATGCCGTTGCGCCTTTTCACCCTGCTCTGCGTGCTTTCCAATCTAGGTATTTCGGCGGTATACGCCGGACTGGGTGCTACGTCCACAGAAACGGACTCCTTCCTGCTGGCATTCGCCGGAGCCATGCTGCTCCCCCTCATCGCCATGCTGGTTATGCGTTGTCTAAAAAAGAAAACACATCATGACTAA
- the hydA gene encoding dihydropyrimidinase: MHRIILRGGHIVNADADFAGDVLVENGVITQVGQHMDAPDDAEVIDAQGKLVFPGFIDVHTHIYLPFSGTCTADTYETGSRAALMGGTTCLFDFVAPERGQSLREAMHIWKDKSVGQSFCDHGLHMTVSAFNASVEKELCELIETDSLRSIKLYLAYKDSCGISDDDLYKTLQFAREHHLLSMIHCENAELVDRLRDDLVAEGHTGPEYHYASRPPCVEAEGVHHAITCAELTGAPIYIVHVSCKEALQEIMQGRKRGLTVYAETCPHYLLLDKSRCEGSGFERAKWVVSPPLREKYNQQILWNALAQGWINTVATDHAPTNYATQKMMGKDDFRMIPNGLPGIENRIELMYSAGVAQGHLSLQQMVKTCSAEPARLFGLKNKGTIRPGADADIVVFDPDKKKTIRAAEQSMNVDYNAYEGMTLKGVIDQVLLHGQTVVEHGLFTATKPTGHYIGHSR; this comes from the coding sequence ATGCATAGAATTATCCTTCGTGGCGGACACATTGTCAACGCCGATGCCGATTTTGCGGGCGATGTGCTGGTTGAAAATGGAGTGATCACCCAGGTGGGCCAGCACATGGATGCGCCAGACGATGCCGAGGTGATCGACGCTCAGGGGAAACTGGTTTTCCCGGGGTTCATCGATGTGCATACGCATATTTATCTCCCTTTCAGCGGGACATGTACCGCCGACACTTATGAAACCGGCAGTCGCGCGGCTCTCATGGGCGGCACCACCTGTCTGTTCGATTTTGTGGCACCGGAACGGGGTCAGTCGCTTCGTGAGGCCATGCATATCTGGAAGGATAAAAGTGTTGGACAATCCTTTTGTGACCACGGATTGCATATGACCGTATCCGCGTTCAATGCATCCGTTGAAAAGGAATTATGCGAACTGATTGAGACCGACAGCCTGCGATCCATAAAACTCTATCTGGCCTATAAAGACTCCTGTGGAATCAGCGACGATGACCTCTACAAAACCCTGCAGTTTGCCAGGGAGCATCATCTTTTGAGCATGATCCACTGTGAAAATGCCGAGCTGGTGGATCGTCTGCGGGATGATTTGGTGGCGGAAGGACATACCGGTCCGGAATATCATTATGCCAGCCGTCCGCCCTGTGTAGAAGCCGAAGGCGTGCATCATGCCATAACTTGTGCGGAACTGACTGGCGCACCAATTTATATTGTTCATGTGAGCTGCAAAGAAGCACTGCAGGAAATCATGCAGGGACGAAAACGCGGTCTGACCGTTTATGCAGAAACCTGTCCGCATTATCTGCTGCTGGATAAATCGCGCTGTGAAGGTTCCGGTTTTGAACGTGCCAAATGGGTGGTCTCCCCTCCCCTGCGTGAGAAATACAACCAGCAAATCCTCTGGAATGCGCTGGCGCAGGGATGGATCAACACGGTGGCCACCGATCACGCGCCCACCAATTATGCCACGCAGAAAATGATGGGAAAAGACGACTTTAGAATGATTCCCAATGGATTGCCCGGCATTGAAAACCGCATTGAGCTGATGTATTCGGCGGGTGTGGCGCAAGGCCATCTATCCCTGCAACAGATGGTCAAAACATGCAGTGCAGAACCGGCACGCCTCTTTGGACTAAAAAACAAAGGCACTATCCGACCCGGCGCCGATGCGGACATCGTTGTTTTTGATCCCGATAAAAAGAAAACCATTCGCGCCGCAGAACAGTCCATGAACGTGGATTATAATGCCTACGAAGGCATGACCCTGAAAGGCGTCATTGATCAGGTTCTGCTGCACGGCCAAACCGTCGTGGAACACGGCCTGTTTACGGCCACCAAGCCAACCGGACATTATATAGGACATTCTCGCTGA
- a CDS encoding 5-methyltetrahydrofolate--homocysteine methyltransferase: MNRKEFKTWAASGALKLLDGATGTQLALKGMPQGVCPEQWVLENPQSIIDIQKAYHAAGSQIVYTCTFGCNRLKLEEFGLGDKVHEMNRDLARLSRQAMGRDGFCFGDMAPTGQFVEPFGDLDFDDAVAVYKEQVAGLLEGGVDGFVIETMMDIQEARAALIAIRETCDLAVMVSMTYEDGGRTLTGTDPLTALITLQSLGADAVGCNCSTGPEQMLEVIRSIKPCATVPLLAKPNAGMPKLKDGKTVFDMDANEFASYVPAFIEAGVNLLGGCCGTAPSYIAEANIISESLTVRVPEITSISAVSSARQTHTMRMNEPFSVVGERINPTGKKALQAELRAGSLQLVKKYAADQAAAGAAILDVNMGLSGIDEKDMMHKSVSLLSKISALPLCIDSSSPEVVEKALRIYPGRALLNSINAEKERLEKMLPIAAKYGAMFIILPLNDKGIPTTVEERKSIVTEILSHAAPFGYEAADVVVDGLVMTVSSNPEAASVTLDLIEWCSRGLGVNTICGLSNVSFGLPQRPWANAAFLTMAISRGLSMAIANPSSDMLMNLVFAGDALNGRDSQLRRYISRFSNQEGLTAPKPKIDNRSPGACIFDAVLAGDKDDMPNLIQQAVKAELEPSAIVDDFLIPGIEKVGQLFDDKKYFLPQLIMSADAMRAGFTELEPLLQKNSADKKAGPVVILATVKGDIHDIGKNIVALMLRNYGFTVVDLGKNVSAETIVEAARQHDAKVIGLSALMTTTMTSMIDVVELVKKEKLPAKIMIGGAVVDQNYADEINAHGYSADAMEAVRLARSLTQLKEE, encoded by the coding sequence ATGAATAGAAAAGAATTTAAAACGTGGGCCGCAAGTGGCGCATTGAAACTGCTCGATGGAGCGACGGGAACCCAACTGGCACTAAAAGGCATGCCGCAGGGCGTCTGCCCCGAACAATGGGTTTTAGAAAATCCGCAATCAATCATCGACATTCAGAAAGCCTACCACGCAGCAGGCAGTCAGATTGTGTACACCTGCACCTTCGGCTGCAACCGTCTCAAGCTGGAAGAATTCGGGCTGGGCGACAAAGTGCATGAAATGAACCGCGATCTGGCACGACTATCACGGCAGGCGATGGGCCGCGACGGTTTTTGTTTCGGCGATATGGCCCCGACCGGACAATTTGTTGAACCCTTCGGCGATCTCGATTTTGACGACGCAGTAGCGGTATACAAGGAACAGGTTGCGGGTCTGCTGGAAGGCGGCGTCGACGGATTTGTCATTGAAACCATGATGGATATTCAGGAAGCCCGTGCCGCACTCATTGCGATTCGTGAAACCTGCGATCTGGCCGTTATGGTCAGCATGACGTATGAAGACGGCGGACGCACCCTGACGGGAACCGATCCGCTGACGGCATTAATCACCCTCCAATCTCTGGGAGCCGATGCGGTGGGCTGTAACTGTTCCACCGGCCCGGAACAGATGCTGGAAGTGATTCGTTCGATCAAACCCTGCGCCACCGTTCCCCTGCTGGCCAAGCCCAATGCGGGGATGCCCAAGCTGAAAGACGGAAAAACCGTGTTTGATATGGACGCAAATGAATTTGCCTCCTACGTTCCCGCTTTTATAGAAGCCGGCGTCAATCTTCTGGGCGGCTGCTGTGGTACGGCACCCTCGTATATCGCAGAAGCCAATATAATATCTGAATCATTGACCGTGCGCGTGCCGGAGATCACATCCATCAGTGCCGTTTCGTCCGCCCGTCAGACGCACACCATGCGGATGAATGAACCCTTTTCTGTGGTGGGCGAACGCATTAATCCCACGGGGAAGAAAGCTCTTCAGGCGGAATTACGCGCAGGCAGTTTGCAGCTGGTGAAGAAATATGCCGCCGATCAGGCCGCCGCCGGAGCCGCCATTCTTGATGTGAATATGGGTCTCTCGGGCATTGATGAAAAAGATATGATGCACAAATCGGTGAGTCTGCTTTCGAAAATTAGCGCACTGCCGCTGTGCATCGACAGTTCGTCGCCGGAAGTGGTTGAAAAGGCCCTGCGCATCTATCCCGGACGCGCCCTGTTGAATTCCATCAATGCAGAGAAGGAACGGCTGGAAAAAATGCTGCCCATTGCCGCAAAATACGGAGCCATGTTTATTATTCTGCCGTTGAACGACAAAGGTATTCCGACCACGGTGGAGGAACGTAAATCCATTGTAACAGAAATCCTCTCGCATGCCGCGCCATTCGGATATGAAGCCGCAGATGTGGTGGTCGACGGACTAGTCATGACGGTTTCATCGAATCCGGAAGCGGCATCTGTCACGCTGGATTTAATTGAATGGTGCAGTCGCGGTCTGGGCGTAAATACCATTTGCGGTCTGTCCAATGTATCCTTTGGACTGCCTCAGCGGCCCTGGGCCAATGCGGCCTTTCTGACCATGGCTATCAGTCGGGGGCTGTCCATGGCCATTGCCAATCCGTCGTCGGACATGTTGATGAATCTGGTCTTTGCGGGCGACGCACTGAACGGCAGGGATTCGCAGCTGCGTCGCTATATCAGCCGATTCAGCAATCAGGAAGGACTGACAGCCCCTAAACCAAAAATCGATAATCGATCTCCCGGTGCGTGCATCTTTGATGCGGTGCTGGCTGGAGATAAAGACGACATGCCGAATCTGATTCAGCAGGCAGTGAAGGCCGAACTGGAGCCGTCGGCCATCGTGGATGATTTTCTCATTCCCGGAATCGAAAAGGTCGGCCAGCTGTTCGATGATAAAAAGTATTTTCTGCCCCAACTCATCATGAGTGCCGATGCCATGCGCGCGGGCTTCACAGAGCTGGAACCGTTGCTGCAAAAGAACAGTGCTGATAAAAAAGCGGGCCCTGTCGTGATTCTGGCCACGGTGAAAGGCGATATTCATGATATCGGCAAGAACATCGTAGCACTGATGTTACGAAATTATGGCTTTACCGTCGTTGATCTGGGCAAGAATGTCAGTGCCGAGACGATTGTCGAAGCGGCCAGACAGCATGACGCAAAGGTCATCGGCCTGTCGGCCTTGATGACCACCACCATGACGTCGATGATCGATGTCGTTGAACTGGTAAAAAAGGAAAAGCTGCCGGCAAAAATCATGATTGGCGGCGCGGTGGTCGACCAGAATTATGCAGATGAAATTAATGCCCACGGCTATTCGGCTGATGCCATGGAGGCCGTGCGTCTGGCTCGCAGTTTAACGCAGCTGAAAGAGGAATAA
- a CDS encoding PAS domain S-box protein: MEHRNKTLDSVADTSSTSTPDLGLIDPAALRFCLTSGLITDANERMFRLLGRTAASLIGRSLAEIFPGKEKDEAFQRITALRPGSDVQFKAMIRNDTGSAPIYVSLHYEEHHPELVRVILSQWTTEAVLSINEHIINDLADHFQKEQTDADASYMVAPLIAKYLDGLFVCICLKNEGEDTINVKSAFLKEHAMQFDDILKVPMHVTFTAIVMKLKKRKVFADLQSNPAYKDFTIVAAGAESVLAVPLIASGTIHGCLIIGSTDPHTILHELINVMTTAANILTLEHIRKETEQHLVRHRNILDAVNGTAEILLKSGLDQNSVQCVLQKLGMTTECSGIFIFENTCDQDGEQRMTERYFWFRAPGPSLHIPLSHVSITRYLGSTLKAELAAGRTLVVQTTELPASTQRLLRKINIRSFIITPIIVEGSWWGTIAFDFSQNNASMRPLERAALRTAADLFASLIQRQKRDTHLQLSEERFRVMFNGSVDVIMVVDADTGKMLQVNDASMRILGYDPQQLINQSFSTLLKKHDHDRSGYLPIDYAEQNTVTMRFTQRFDGVFIPMDITASLIPWGQKKAVLLTLRDVTEREEVQEIVRQNEERYRHMFEDSPVAIIELDLCRLCEYTERIHRLGVVDFTDFLAQKPNETQWCLNLLRAIDINRSALALFGYRGKIDALQHIAGIFKNEQTNRLAKVIEMITRRQTSMSGEGRYQNNDGKALYLLERWFVQPHTEKKYSRVLVTFVDITQQRIAEQEAHIRSEQLMQADRQVMLGNLVAGVAHEINNPNSFVTMNTPIVKEAWNAIIPLLDQHLADHGDFNMGYGSYVEMRDEINILLDDIYNGAVRIKNIIKELNTLSRSSPSDLFAPVNVNDIVRTALTLMKNTIKRATAYHSASFAEDLPKINGHVQRLDQAILNIITNSCQALTHRDQTLEVATYFDPLRNEVVLRIADGGMGIRPEDIPRLFDPFYTTKRNSGGTGLGLPIALGIIQEHGGTMHVESIVNEGTTTEIRLPSITKHSKLNL; the protein is encoded by the coding sequence ATGGAACACCGTAATAAAACGCTGGATTCCGTAGCGGACACATCCTCAACCAGCACCCCGGATCTGGGGCTGATCGATCCGGCGGCACTGCGATTCTGTCTAACGAGCGGATTGATTACTGATGCCAACGAACGCATGTTTCGTTTACTCGGCCGTACTGCTGCATCCCTTATCGGTCGTTCCCTTGCAGAGATCTTTCCAGGCAAAGAGAAGGACGAGGCATTCCAACGCATTACCGCGCTGCGACCGGGATCGGACGTACAGTTTAAGGCGATGATCCGCAATGATACGGGCTCTGCTCCCATTTATGTAAGCCTGCATTATGAAGAACACCACCCGGAGCTGGTTCGTGTTATCCTCAGTCAATGGACCACTGAAGCCGTATTAAGCATTAACGAGCACATCATCAATGATCTGGCAGATCATTTTCAGAAAGAACAAACCGATGCCGATGCATCGTATATGGTGGCACCGCTCATTGCCAAATATCTTGACGGACTATTCGTCTGCATTTGTCTCAAAAACGAAGGGGAGGACACGATAAATGTCAAAAGTGCGTTTCTGAAAGAACACGCCATGCAATTTGACGATATTCTCAAAGTTCCGATGCATGTCACCTTTACGGCCATCGTTATGAAGTTGAAAAAGCGGAAAGTGTTTGCCGACCTACAGAGCAATCCAGCATACAAAGATTTCACCATCGTCGCAGCCGGTGCCGAATCGGTACTCGCGGTTCCCCTGATAGCAAGCGGAACCATTCACGGGTGCCTGATCATCGGAAGTACCGACCCGCACACCATTCTGCATGAGCTCATAAACGTGATGACTACTGCGGCTAACATACTGACATTGGAACATATACGCAAAGAAACAGAGCAGCACCTGGTTCGGCACCGCAATATTCTCGATGCAGTAAACGGAACGGCGGAAATTCTGCTCAAGTCCGGCCTGGATCAAAACAGTGTACAGTGTGTACTTCAGAAACTGGGCATGACCACCGAATGTTCCGGTATTTTCATCTTTGAAAATACGTGCGACCAAGACGGGGAACAGCGGATGACAGAACGCTATTTCTGGTTTCGTGCACCAGGCCCATCGCTGCATATTCCTCTTTCCCATGTCAGCATCACGCGTTATCTGGGATCGACGCTGAAAGCAGAACTGGCGGCGGGCAGAACCCTCGTCGTTCAGACCACAGAACTGCCCGCCAGTACCCAGCGACTGCTCCGAAAAATAAACATCCGTTCGTTCATCATAACCCCTATCATTGTGGAAGGCAGCTGGTGGGGAACCATCGCCTTCGATTTCAGCCAGAACAACGCTTCCATGCGACCGCTTGAACGGGCCGCGCTGCGCACAGCGGCCGACCTATTTGCATCCTTGATCCAGAGGCAGAAACGCGACACCCATTTGCAACTATCGGAGGAGCGTTTTCGCGTTATGTTCAACGGATCGGTCGATGTCATCATGGTGGTGGATGCCGACACAGGCAAAATGCTTCAGGTCAACGATGCGAGCATGCGCATTCTGGGCTATGATCCGCAACAGCTCATCAATCAGTCCTTTTCGACTCTGCTAAAAAAACACGACCACGATCGAAGTGGCTATCTACCCATAGATTATGCGGAGCAGAACACCGTAACCATGCGCTTTACGCAACGCTTTGACGGGGTATTTATACCCATGGACATCACGGCATCACTCATTCCATGGGGACAGAAAAAGGCCGTATTGCTCACCCTTCGCGACGTGACAGAACGGGAGGAAGTGCAAGAAATTGTCCGTCAAAACGAAGAGCGCTACCGGCATATGTTTGAAGATTCGCCTGTTGCCATTATTGAATTGGATTTGTGCAGATTATGTGAATACACCGAGCGGATTCATCGCCTCGGGGTCGTCGATTTCACTGATTTTTTAGCGCAGAAACCCAACGAAACACAATGGTGTCTGAATCTTCTGCGTGCCATTGACATCAATCGCTCGGCACTGGCACTGTTTGGATATCGGGGAAAAATCGATGCGCTCCAGCACATTGCTGGCATCTTCAAAAATGAACAGACCAACCGGCTGGCCAAAGTCATTGAAATGATCACACGCCGTCAGACATCCATGAGCGGCGAGGGGCGTTATCAAAACAACGATGGAAAAGCACTGTATTTACTCGAACGCTGGTTCGTACAGCCGCATACCGAAAAAAAATACAGCCGCGTCCTCGTTACCTTTGTTGATATCACCCAGCAGCGCATCGCGGAACAAGAAGCACACATCCGCAGCGAACAGCTGATGCAGGCGGATCGCCAAGTCATGCTGGGCAACCTGGTGGCCGGAGTAGCGCATGAAATCAACAATCCCAACAGCTTCGTAACCATGAATACGCCCATCGTCAAAGAAGCCTGGAATGCAATCATCCCCCTTCTCGATCAGCATCTGGCAGATCATGGCGACTTTAATATGGGATATGGTTCCTATGTAGAAATGCGGGATGAAATAAATATATTACTGGATGACATATACAATGGAGCCGTACGCATCAAGAATATCATCAAGGAGTTAAACACATTATCGCGCAGCAGTCCATCCGATCTGTTTGCACCGGTAAACGTCAATGATATCGTTCGCACAGCACTGACCTTGATGAAAAACACCATTAAGAGAGCGACGGCCTACCATTCTGCAAGCTTTGCAGAGGATCTTCCCAAGATAAACGGCCACGTTCAGCGACTGGATCAGGCCATTCTTAATATTATCACCAATTCCTGCCAGGCACTGACGCATCGCGACCAGACGCTAGAGGTTGCTACGTACTTTGATCCTCTTCGCAATGAGGTGGTTCTGCGCATCGCTGATGGCGGAATGGGCATCCGTCCCGAAGATATTCCGCGCCTCTTTGACCCCTTTTATACAACCAAACGTAACAGCGGCGGTACAGGTCTCGGTCTTCCCATCGCACTGGGCATCATTCAGGAACACGGAGGAACCATGCATGTGGAATCCATCGTAAATGAGGGAACCACCACAGAAATCCGCCTCCCCTCCATCACAAAGCACAGTAAACTTAATTTATGA
- a CDS encoding transporter substrate-binding domain-containing protein has product MQFPFLLIPQQHLPHHHPCNKMIARQSIPFYPFSSHAAFTTNHRPHVNIKIIMGQSLFCETQCLPSWGRTRMLTKMLNEGNVMCDAGLFGNQYRRGKATLAKWILRGILVAGMVLFSGCRTSRPVSASAGAALRVGIFPDYAPIIFAQKDEYVGVDADFARLAAGSLGRPVVFVPMEWNSLIPALLEGDIDVIMSGMSITQGRRARVAFTSPYFEVGQKALLRVTDSALYKTAKDITKSTARIGVIRGSTADMFVTSECPYAKKISYASIHDAVWDLGPHRMRIDLLISDGPAVGWAAARSESILTSLNVPFTKEHMAWAVRRNDEALRDTLNNLLTTWKTDGTWNTVIKRWIP; this is encoded by the coding sequence ATGCAATTCCCGTTTCTCCTCATCCCCCAACAACATCTGCCGCATCACCACCCGTGTAATAAGATGATAGCACGCCAATCTATCCCGTTTTATCCGTTTTCTTCTCATGCCGCATTCACAACAAATCACCGACCGCATGTCAACATAAAAATTATTATGGGTCAGTCCCTTTTCTGTGAAACACAGTGCTTGCCAAGCTGGGGGCGAACACGTATGCTCACAAAAATGCTAAATGAGGGTAATGTGATGTGTGATGCAGGATTATTCGGAAATCAATATAGGCGCGGGAAGGCAACGCTGGCGAAGTGGATACTGCGGGGTATTCTTGTGGCGGGAATGGTTCTTTTTTCGGGATGCCGTACGAGCCGACCGGTGTCAGCATCGGCGGGGGCGGCACTACGGGTGGGCATTTTCCCGGATTATGCACCCATTATTTTCGCGCAGAAGGATGAATATGTGGGTGTGGATGCGGATTTTGCACGATTGGCGGCAGGAAGTCTGGGTCGCCCGGTGGTTTTTGTGCCGATGGAATGGAACAGCCTGATTCCGGCACTGCTGGAGGGGGACATTGATGTCATTATGTCGGGGATGTCGATCACTCAGGGGCGACGGGCTCGCGTGGCCTTTACGTCGCCCTATTTTGAGGTGGGACAAAAGGCACTGCTACGCGTGACGGACAGTGCGCTTTATAAAACGGCCAAAGACATCACGAAATCGACAGCGCGCATTGGTGTTATTCGGGGCAGCACGGCGGATATGTTTGTCACAAGCGAATGTCCTTATGCAAAGAAGATCAGTTATGCGAGTATTCATGATGCGGTATGGGATCTGGGACCGCACCGCATGCGCATTGACCTGCTCATAAGCGACGGGCCGGCGGTGGGATGGGCGGCGGCCCGTTCCGAATCGATATTGACATCGCTAAATGTGCCCTTTACCAAAGAACATATGGCGTGGGCTGTCCGTCGCAATGACGAAGCACTGCGCGATACATTAAACAACCTTTTAACCACCTGGAAAACGGACGGGACATGGAACACCGTAATAAAACGCTGGATTCCGTAG